The window GTAAGAAAAAGTCTACTCCTATGGCAGCTATTATTGCAGGCGTAGCTTCCGGGCTAGTTGTGCTCTCTGTTCTCGGATTCTTTATTTTCCGGCGAGGCAGAAAGGTCAAGGACTCTAGCAGAAGCCAATCAAAGTGGGGTGTCATTTCGTTTTCAATGACTACCAAGTCCACTAAGTCCTACGGTTCATCTCTGCCGTCCGAGTTGTGTCACCACTTCTCATTGGCGGAGATCAGAGCCGCCACGAATAATTTTGATGCTTCCAACATTATTGGCCTCGGCGGGTTTGGTAACGTGTACAAAGGTACCATCAACGGTGCTCCCACCCCCGTTGCGATCAAACGGCTCAAAGCCGAGTCGTCTCAGGGGGCCCTAGAGTTCAAGACCGAGATCGACTTGCTCTCCCAACTCCGTCACCTCCATCTTGTGTCTTTAATCGGTTATTGTGACGACGAGGGTGAGATGATATTGGTGTATGACTACATGGAAAATGGGACGTTACGTGATCATTTGTACAACACCAAAAGTATTCCACCTCTTTCTTGGGAACAAAGGCTACAAGCTTGTATTGGCGCGGCGCGTGGGTTGCACTACCTTCACACCGGTGCTAAGTGCATGATCATCCACCGTGATGTGAAGAGCACAAACATCTTGTTGGACGATAAATGGGTGGCAAAGGTATCCGATTTCGGGTTGTCGAAAATGGGACCGACGACCATGTCCAAGACTCACATTAGCACCGTGGTTAAGGGAAGTTTCGGATATCTCGACCCGGAGTACTACCGGCGTCAGCAGCTAACTGAGAAGTCTGATGTCTATTCATTTGGTGTAGTATTGTGTGAAGTGTTGTGTGCTAGACCGGCTTTGATACGTACAAAGGAGAAGAAGCAAATGAACCTAGCTGCATGGTTTAAGACGTGTTATGGAAATGGGACGCTTGACCAAATCATTGATCCAAATTTGAGGGGTAAGATTGTGAATGTGTGCTTGAACAAGTTTGTTGAAGTTGCAATTAGTTGTATGCATGATAATGGGAATGAAAGACCGTCGATGAATGATGTTGTATGGGCGCTTGAGTTTGCATTGAAGCTTCAACAGACTGCAGAGGGTTTGGAGTTGGATTTCAATGCCGGAAAGAAGAATGAAGATGAGGCTCCATTGGTGAATGATAGTGATGAAAGGTTTAGTGGCATTTGGGCAGACTCGTCAAGTTCTAAGAACAGCAGGGTGACCAAAACTAGTAGCAGTGACCAGAATTCTAGTACCAGTGAATCCATTAAAGGGTTGTCTGGGACTGTCTTTTCTGAGATCTATGATCCAAATGGAAGATGAATTCGATCATAACTGATCGATTAGCGAGGCTGTTTTAGGCGGGTAGCGTACTGGTGTTCAATAATCTCAAACTCAATTTGTAATTATGTAGTTTGCTTTGATCAATTAAAGTGTTCTGTGATGAACACAATCTCAACTCAATTTGTAATTATGTAGTTTGCTTTGATCAATCCAAGCGTACTGTCATGAAGTAATTTTGAACGGGGATATACATCATTTGCGAATTTAGCTTATCTGCTTGGATTCAATGTTTGCTTAAATCAGAAAGTTTATGGAAAAAAAAAACTGTTATATGTGATTGATTGTGCAATCTGCTTCGTTTTGGTTTATGCAATTTGTCTAGCTTATGGCAAATAGGAAAAGTTGTCCTATCCCACAGAATGAATTTATAACTTGCTAGAGGGAGTTTTTATACTAATAAGACAAATACATAAAAATAGAAATGCTTCTCGTTGCAGACAGTCTTCAAATGTGAATGCAAAAGAAGTTTATTCGTGAAGTCCACAGCTCATGCCATTAGATTCAAT of the Fragaria vesca subsp. vesca linkage group LG6, FraVesHawaii_1.0, whole genome shotgun sequence genome contains:
- the LOC101290787 gene encoding receptor-like protein kinase FERONIA-like, translating into MKPIITLLYLSLFFITLFLTGQSQPYTPVDNITLACGNSGQPTSNDLLRTWTGDVNSKFTPIGNASESITAPRSSTASQVPYTNARLSRSEFTYTIPLSPGQKFIRLHFNPDTYNNNFQRSNSLFSVTAAGFTLLKDFNASVTADANGGSPLVKEFCVNIETGQRLNITFTPSKDAYAFINGIEVVSMPTSFYYTSSPNFIDTSASSYPIRNDTALEMVYRINVGGGPIAQDEDTGMYRNWDSADDKYLDDLSGKFSVLPQNNTIELNFVRVPEYSAPKRVYTTGRSMGMNTTINKSYNLTWIFPLDPKFYYLVRLHFCEFESDITESSDRAFQIFLANQTAEQLADVIVWSGANGNPVYRDYVVGMFMPPVGSEKKVNLYLVLAALQRDSYTRYNDAILNGLEIFKLNDSTGNLAGPNPDPITQVDAPKSSPGKKKSTPMAAIIAGVASGLVVLSVLGFFIFRRGRKVKDSSRSQSKWGVISFSMTTKSTKSYGSSLPSELCHHFSLAEIRAATNNFDASNIIGLGGFGNVYKGTINGAPTPVAIKRLKAESSQGALEFKTEIDLLSQLRHLHLVSLIGYCDDEGEMILVYDYMENGTLRDHLYNTKSIPPLSWEQRLQACIGAARGLHYLHTGAKCMIIHRDVKSTNILLDDKWVAKVSDFGLSKMGPTTMSKTHISTVVKGSFGYLDPEYYRRQQLTEKSDVYSFGVVLCEVLCARPALIRTKEKKQMNLAAWFKTCYGNGTLDQIIDPNLRGKIVNVCLNKFVEVAISCMHDNGNERPSMNDVVWALEFALKLQQTAEGLELDFNAGKKNEDEAPLVNDSDERFSGIWADSSSSKNSRVTKTSSSDQNSSTSESIKGLSGTVFSEIYDPNGR